A region of Pseudarthrobacter sp. NIBRBAC000502770 DNA encodes the following proteins:
- a CDS encoding ABC transporter ATP-binding protein, producing the protein MKISIQNLQLKYGSFTAIENLNLDIEDGEALVLLGQSGCGKTSTMRCIAGLEEPTSGRIIIDDVVVFDSEKGINLPPNKRNVGMVFQSYAVWPHMTVAQNVAYSLKQKKLSKNEIDERVMEALTLVGLEPYADRGASLLSGGQMQRVALARSLVMRPSVLMLDEPLSNLDARLRDRLRVELREIQLQLGLTCVYVTHDQHEAFALADRIALLQGGRIVQMGAPQHMYEAPASASIAHFLGVSNIMDCTPEGTAAGSTTARITNSELTVQSAQQAGDAGTSPKVCIRAEDLQITAMPTEHPNSWPGTVRVAGFQGNDIRYAVQLESGPELDALGGLRRGEQHKVGDRVWVTVNPREVQILPAEVLA; encoded by the coding sequence ATGAAAATCAGCATTCAAAACCTGCAGCTGAAGTACGGAAGCTTCACTGCCATCGAAAACCTCAACCTCGACATTGAAGACGGCGAGGCCCTGGTCCTCCTGGGCCAGTCCGGTTGCGGCAAGACCAGCACCATGCGCTGCATCGCCGGCCTGGAAGAGCCCACCTCGGGGCGGATCATCATCGACGACGTGGTGGTGTTCGACTCCGAAAAAGGCATCAACCTGCCCCCGAACAAGCGCAACGTCGGCATGGTCTTCCAGTCCTACGCGGTATGGCCGCACATGACGGTGGCCCAGAACGTTGCCTACTCCCTCAAGCAGAAGAAGCTTTCCAAGAACGAAATCGATGAGCGGGTCATGGAGGCCCTCACGCTGGTGGGCCTGGAGCCCTACGCCGACCGCGGCGCCAGCCTGCTCAGCGGCGGCCAGATGCAGCGCGTGGCCCTGGCACGCAGCCTGGTCATGCGGCCGAGCGTGCTCATGCTCGACGAACCGCTCTCCAACCTTGACGCCCGCCTGCGTGACCGGCTCCGGGTTGAACTGCGTGAAATCCAGCTCCAGCTGGGGCTCACCTGCGTGTACGTCACCCACGACCAGCACGAAGCCTTCGCCCTGGCAGACCGCATCGCCCTGCTCCAGGGCGGCCGGATTGTGCAGATGGGAGCCCCGCAGCACATGTACGAGGCACCCGCCAGCGCGTCAATCGCCCACTTCCTCGGTGTTTCCAACATCATGGACTGCACCCCGGAGGGCACCGCCGCCGGGTCCACCACCGCACGCATCACCAACAGCGAGCTCACGGTCCAGTCGGCGCAGCAGGCCGGCGATGCCGGCACATCCCCCAAGGTGTGCATCCGGGCCGAGGACCTGCAGATCACCGCCATGCCCACCGAACACCCCAACTCATGGCCGGGGACAGTACGCGTGGCAGGGTTCCAGGGGAACGACATCCGGTACGCCGTCCAGCTGGAATCCGGGCCCGAACTGGACGCACTGGGCGGACTTCGCCGCGGCGAACAGCACAAAGTGGGAGACCGCGTGTGGGTGACCGTCAACCCCCGCGAAGTCCAGATCCTCCCGGCTGAGGTCCTCGCATGA